The DNA segment GGTTTGGCGCACGCTGAGTTTTTTATCGATCACGGTTTGCAAGGCTGCGGCCTGGCTTTGCGATGTAGATAGGGCTAATAACGCCCGCGCGTGGCCCTCGCTGATTTTTTCTTCCAGCAAGGCTTGTTTGGCACTGGGCGGCAGATTGAGCAAGCGCAGCGTGTTGGTCACCGCCACGCGGCTTTTGCCCACGCGCTCGGCGATTTCGGCGTGCGCCAGGCCGAATTCGTCCACCAGTTGCTGGTAGGCATCGGCAGTTTCCAGCGGGCTGAGATCGGCGCGCTGCACATTTTCGATTAACGCCAACTCTAATCGCTGCTGATCGGTGGCCTCGCGCACCACCACGGGCACTTTTTCCAGCCCCGCTTCTTTGGAAGCCAGCAAACGCCGCTCTCCGGCAACGAGAATATAACCCGTAGTTTGTTCATCGCGGGTAACGATTAGCGGCTGGATGATGCCGTGTTCACGAATGGATGCAGCCAGCTCGGCGATTCCAGTTGGCTTGAAGTGGACGCGCGGCTGACGAGGGTTGGGGCTGATCTGGCTCACCGGAACTTCAACTACCCCCGCGGCGAGATCCACCGAAGCAGACGGTAGCGCATCCATCGGAATCAACGCGTCTAAACCTTTACCCAGGCCTGAGCGTTTACGTGGAGATGTCATATTCAGCACCTTTCAACAATCCTTCCGAAAAAAGTGTCTGTCCTAAAAAATCTGGCAGACGAGCTACTTTCGGTTCTATTTACAATTTGGCCGGAACCGCCACACGATCTTTAGTCAGCAATTCTTTGGCTGCCGCCTGATAGGCTTTCCCGCCTGCCGAGTTGCGATCGTAGAGCGAAATTGGAATTCCATAGGAGGGCGCTTCAGCCAGGCGAACGCTGCGCGTGATAACGGCATCAAATACCTGATCGGGGAAATATTTGCGCACTTCTTCGACAACATCGCTCGAAAGGTTGGTGCGCGAGTCAAACATGGTCATCAATACACCGCGAATTTTGAGTTGCGGGGCAACCGTGCTGCGGATACGATTCAACGTTTGCACCAACTGGCCCAACCCCTCCAGCGCTAAATATTCGCACTGCACCGGAATAATCACGCCGTCGTTGGCCGCCACGAGCCCATTGATGGTTAACAGACCCAATGAAGGTGGGCAATCGATAAGGATATAGTCATATTTATCCTTCAGTTTTTCTAATCCTGAACGCAGGCGTTGTTCACGATGTTCTGCATCCACCAGTTCTACACTCGCCCCTGCCAAACCGGGATTTGCTGGAAGTAAATCCATATGGAGACGCGGGTTATGCAGAATCAGCTTTTCGGGGGCAGCCTTATCGATCAAGACTTCATACGTGCCGCCTTTGATATTCTCCTTGTCCACGCCAATCGAGGAGGTGGCATTGGCCTGCGGGTCAATATCCACCAATAAAACTCGCTGTCCATTCTCCGACAGGAAAGCCCCCAGGTTGATCGCTGTTGTAGTTTTGCCAACGCCGCCTTTTTGGTTGGCAATTGCGTAAATCAATCCCATACAGTACACCTTTTTATCTTTTGGGTTTTTGCTACCGTGAACAGGAAGCCTTCATCTTCAAACTTCAAGGGGAATACTCGCTAAACCGCAACGCGTCACCGAGTCTGCCGCCAATCGATTCGCAAACACTGCCGCTTCAAACGGGTCTTGCGTGCGCTGGTAATGAATAGCATATGCAGCAGCGAAAATATCGCCAGCGCCCGTAGCATCTACTTCCGCAATCGAGGGCGCCGCGATTGGATACTGTTCTCCAGCAATAAAAACGCGTGCGCCAGAAGAACCACAAGTCACTACAAGATGGTGAGCTTCAGCGGCCATTGCGGCAATTACTGCTTCGTCGTACTGGACATCTTCCTCACTCATCACAATCACGCCCTTCTTCTGTAGCGCCGGGAGGCTATTACGCCAATCGGCGGGCGAAATATGCCCAGCGGCATCCCACCGACGCAGCCAACCTTGCACCGTTGCCAGTACCAAACTCTCTGGAAATTCGTTGGCTATTTCGGGTTCAATTTCCTGCGCAATCGGCGCCAGATGAACCAACGGCGCAATGCGCCATTCGGCAGGAATCACATCCAGTGTAAGGGGCTGGGCAATGCTTTCAATCCGCTGGATGCGTCCGTGGGGTGTGGCAATATTCTCGAAGATGGTTGTTTTTTCTGCGGGGATGCTAAGAATCTGCACACCCCGTTCAAGCAACAAACCAAATTGCTCGCCAGCGCCCCAAGAAGTCACCAGCCCGACACGCTGGCCCAATGCCCGGGCGGTTAATGCCGAATACGCTGCCGTACCGCCGAGGCGCAAACCATGCGGAGTAATATCGAGCGCAATATGCCCAACAATCAAATAGTCAATGGCTTCAACGCTGGGAGGGCGGAGCATGGCTAAATTATACCTGAGTTAAGCAAAGCAGGGTGTGCGCCTGGGATCCACGCAAACACCCTGCTCGGTAAAAAAGCGACAGGCTCTGGTGGACACCTGTCATCTGATTTCAACTACGCTGGTAAATGACAACCTTGCGATTGCGGCCTGTGCCAACGCTCTCGGTATATACACTACTGTCATCTTGCAATTCCAGGTGTGCAATCCGACGCTCATTGGCGGGCATCGGTTCCAGCGATTGGCTGCGGCCAGTCTGAGCGACTTGTTCAGCCACGCGCCGCGCCAGACGGCTAATTTGCTGCGAACGGCGCTGGCGAAAACCTTCGACATCAATTACCAGCGGCATGGCTCGCTCCAGCTCTTTGCCGAGCATCAGACGGGCGATATACTGCAATGCTTCAAGCGTTTCGCCGCGGCTGCCAATTAAAACGCTAAGGTCATCACCTGAAATATCGGCGTGCACGGGGACGCGGTCGAGGGGGCCATAAGGCTCGCCCAGATAGGTGTCGATTTTGGTGTCTTCGAGGTGCATTTTGTCGAGCAGATCGCGCAATATATCATGGACGAGCTGCAAAGTGTATGCTTGATCTTCGGATGACGCGACCGATGCGGTAGATTCTGTCGAGGAGCTGGTATCGGCTTCTTTCGCTGAAACCGCCGCGGGTACAGGTTCCGCATCGTCCTTGACAATCAGCATAATGCGCGCCTGTCGCGAACCCAATCCAAATAAACCGGTACTGCCTTCATCCAACACTTTTACATCCACAGCCGCGCGGACAAGGCCCAAATCGGAAAGACCTTTTTCAATCGCTTCGTCTATCGATGGGGCGATGACTTCGAGGGTAGCGTGTTTTTCCGACATGAATTTTCTCCCTATTATTTTGATGCTCGTTGAGGCAGAATATTATTCCAATCGAGCCGTCCCATGAGCGCATATTGCCCAATCGTAGCCAGGTTGCTGACAACAAAATATAACGCCAAACCTGATGAGAAGCTATACGCCAGCCAGCCCATAAAAATGGGCATATATAAACCCATCGCTTTGGTCATCTGGGCGCTTTGATCATTGGCGCTGCCAGTGCTCGGCGGGGTCATCAATTTGGTTTGCAGATAGCTGGTGACGACGACGACAATTGCCAAAATCGGGATGCCAAAACCGGCAATTGCCAAGCCAAAGTCTTTTTCGGGCAAGCTGAGGTCCATCCACAAGAAATGATTGTTGAGCGGAATGAGGTCTGCCCCGCCGGAGATATGATGGCTGAGATTGAGCAACTGCACCGGACTGACAGCCAGGGCGCGGATGATGGCCTGATACAGGCCAATGATGATCGGGAACTGAATTAAGGTTGGCAAGCACGAGCCAAAGGGGTTGACGCCCATTTCCTTATAAAGTGCCATTTGCTCTTGGGCAAGTTTTTCTTTGTTGTCTTTGTATTTTTTCTGAATTTCT comes from the Chloroflexota bacterium genome and includes:
- a CDS encoding ParB/RepB/Spo0J family partition protein, which codes for MTSPRKRSGLGKGLDALIPMDALPSASVDLAAGVVEVPVSQISPNPRQPRVHFKPTGIAELAASIREHGIIQPLIVTRDEQTTGYILVAGERRLLASKEAGLEKVPVVVREATDQQRLELALIENVQRADLSPLETADAYQQLVDEFGLAHAEIAERVGKSRVAVTNTLRLLNLPPSAKQALLEEKISEGHARALLALSTSQSQAAALQTVIDKKLSVRQTEELVRKLSGEKPPLRERPVPPPEVVELEERLRSALGTKVSMKHGNKGGTITVHYYSNEELDALLMKFLGD
- a CDS encoding ParA family protein, whose product is MGLIYAIANQKGGVGKTTTAINLGAFLSENGQRVLLVDIDPQANATSSIGVDKENIKGGTYEVLIDKAAPEKLILHNPRLHMDLLPANPGLAGASVELVDAEHREQRLRSGLEKLKDKYDYILIDCPPSLGLLTINGLVAANDGVIIPVQCEYLALEGLGQLVQTLNRIRSTVAPQLKIRGVLMTMFDSRTNLSSDVVEEVRKYFPDQVFDAVITRSVRLAEAPSYGIPISLYDRNSAGGKAYQAAAKELLTKDRVAVPAKL
- a CDS encoding ribokinase, which encodes MLRPPSVEAIDYLIVGHIALDITPHGLRLGGTAAYSALTARALGQRVGLVTSWGAGEQFGLLLERGVQILSIPAEKTTIFENIATPHGRIQRIESIAQPLTLDVIPAEWRIAPLVHLAPIAQEIEPEIANEFPESLVLATVQGWLRRWDAAGHISPADWRNSLPALQKKGVIVMSEEDVQYDEAVIAAMAAEAHHLVVTCGSSGARVFIAGEQYPIAAPSIAEVDATGAGDIFAAAYAIHYQRTQDPFEAAVFANRLAADSVTRCGLASIPLEV
- a CDS encoding KH domain-containing protein, producing the protein MSEKHATLEVIAPSIDEAIEKGLSDLGLVRAAVDVKVLDEGSTGLFGLGSRQARIMLIVKDDAEPVPAAVSAKEADTSSSTESTASVASSEDQAYTLQLVHDILRDLLDKMHLEDTKIDTYLGEPYGPLDRVPVHADISGDDLSVLIGSRGETLEALQYIARLMLGKELERAMPLVIDVEGFRQRRSQQISRLARRVAEQVAQTGRSQSLEPMPANERRIAHLELQDDSSVYTESVGTGRNRKVVIYQRS
- a CDS encoding membrane protein insertase YidC: MWDSFISIMINILLYIYAFIGQNFGIAIILFTILIRLVLYPLNAQQVKQSGALQDLQKSKKWQEIQKKYKDNKEKLAQEQMALYKEMGVNPFGSCLPTLIQFPIIIGLYQAIIRALAVSPVQLLNLSHHISGGADLIPLNNHFLWMDLSLPEKDFGLAIAGFGIPILAIVVVVTSYLQTKLMTPPSTGSANDQSAQMTKAMGLYMPIFMGWLAYSFSSGLALYFVVSNLATIGQYALMGRLDWNNILPQRASK